A region from the Streptosporangium sp. NBC_01756 genome encodes:
- the orn gene encoding oligoribonuclease: protein MSDLLVWIDCEMTGLDLGRDALVEVACVVTDGELNQLDKGVDVVIKPPPEALEQMSEVVREMHTASGLLDVLGGGVTLAEAETLVLDYIRSHIREPKKAPLCGNSISTDRSFISRDMPAVDTFLHYRMIDVSSVKELARRWYPRVYFASPEKQGGHRALADIVESIRELRYYRAAVFVAQPGPDSATARELAEGVSTPAS, encoded by the coding sequence ATGAGTGACCTGCTGGTCTGGATCGACTGTGAGATGACCGGGCTCGACCTCGGCCGCGACGCGCTCGTCGAGGTGGCCTGCGTGGTCACCGACGGCGAGCTGAACCAGCTCGACAAGGGTGTGGACGTGGTCATCAAGCCACCGCCCGAGGCGCTGGAGCAGATGTCGGAGGTGGTCAGGGAGATGCACACCGCCTCCGGGCTGCTCGACGTGCTGGGCGGCGGCGTCACGCTGGCCGAGGCCGAGACCCTCGTGCTCGACTACATCAGAAGCCACATCCGGGAGCCGAAGAAGGCACCGCTGTGCGGCAACTCCATCTCCACCGACCGGTCGTTCATCTCGCGTGACATGCCGGCCGTGGACACGTTCCTGCACTACCGGATGATCGACGTGTCCTCGGTGAAGGAACTCGCCCGCCGGTGGTATCCACGGGTCTACTTCGCCTCGCCCGAGAAGCAGGGCGGCCACCGGGCGCTGGCCGACATCGTCGAGAGCATCCGCGAGCTGCGCTACTACCGCGCGGCGGTCTTCGTGGCCCAGCCGGGGCCCGACTCGGCCACCGCCCGTGAACTGGCCGAAGGCGTCTCCACCCCGGCGTCCTGA
- a CDS encoding helix-turn-helix domain-containing protein: protein MRVDNAPFDAEPRVETGLSRREAEVMELIATGRSNGQIAQHLFLSEKTVKNHVNRIYAKLGVDSRVDAIGLWQRRAGREDPSRL from the coding sequence ATGAGAGTCGACAACGCCCCCTTCGACGCGGAGCCCAGGGTCGAGACGGGCCTGAGCAGGCGGGAGGCCGAGGTCATGGAGCTGATCGCCACTGGCCGCTCCAACGGGCAGATCGCCCAGCACCTGTTCCTCAGCGAGAAGACCGTGAAGAACCACGTGAACCGGATCTACGCCAAACTCGGCGTGGACTCTCGGGTCGACGCGATCGGACTCTGGCAGCGCCGAGCCGGCCGTGAGGACCCTTCGCGGCTCTGA
- the lat gene encoding L-lysine 6-transaminase has product MDVHGRLTRHLLVDGYRLVLDLERSRGSRLVDSRTGRSYLDFYTFFASAPLGVNPFDDEPDFLAVLGRVAANKPANSDLYTAHLADFVETFSRVLGDPELPHLFFVEGGALAVENALKCAFDWKSRHNEAHGRSPELGTKVLHLTRAFHGRSGYTLSLTNTDPVKTDRFPTFGWPRIEVPAIHFGDVEAAEERALAQARAAFERHPHDIACFIAEPIQGEGGDNHMRAEFLQAMEALCHEHDALFVMDEVQTGAGTTGTPWAYQQLGLRPDVVAFAKKVQVGGIMAGRRVDLIADNVFQISGRINSTWGGGLVDMVRSRRIMEIVERDGLIPRARKLGHELLTALLEIQARFPETVQNARGRGFMCAFDLADPVERDRVVARLMHDEGVLVLPCGERSVRLRPALSVTSEELQEGADAIGRALEASRDLRISA; this is encoded by the coding sequence ATGGACGTGCACGGCCGCCTTACCCGTCACCTACTCGTCGACGGCTACCGGCTGGTGCTGGACCTCGAACGGAGCCGGGGTTCCCGGCTCGTCGACTCCCGCACCGGCCGGAGCTACCTGGACTTCTACACCTTCTTCGCGTCGGCGCCGCTCGGCGTGAACCCGTTCGACGACGAGCCTGACTTCCTGGCCGTGCTCGGCCGGGTCGCCGCGAACAAGCCTGCCAACTCCGACCTCTACACCGCCCACCTCGCTGACTTCGTCGAGACGTTCAGCCGGGTCCTCGGCGACCCCGAGCTGCCGCACCTGTTCTTCGTGGAGGGCGGCGCGCTGGCCGTCGAGAACGCGCTGAAGTGCGCCTTCGACTGGAAGAGCCGGCACAACGAGGCGCACGGCCGCTCCCCGGAGCTTGGCACCAAGGTGCTCCACCTCACCCGTGCCTTCCACGGCCGCAGCGGCTACACCCTCTCACTGACCAACACCGACCCGGTCAAGACCGACCGTTTCCCGACGTTCGGCTGGCCGCGGATCGAGGTGCCGGCCATCCACTTCGGCGACGTCGAGGCGGCCGAGGAGCGGGCGCTGGCCCAGGCGAGAGCGGCCTTCGAGCGCCATCCGCACGACATCGCCTGCTTCATCGCCGAGCCCATCCAGGGGGAGGGGGGCGACAACCACATGCGTGCCGAGTTCCTGCAGGCCATGGAGGCGCTCTGTCACGAGCACGACGCGCTGTTCGTCATGGACGAGGTGCAGACCGGCGCCGGGACCACGGGCACCCCCTGGGCCTACCAGCAGCTCGGCCTCCGCCCGGATGTCGTGGCCTTCGCGAAGAAGGTGCAGGTCGGCGGGATCATGGCGGGCCGGAGGGTGGACCTGATCGCCGACAACGTGTTCCAGATCAGCGGCCGGATCAACTCCACCTGGGGCGGCGGGCTGGTCGACATGGTCCGTTCCCGGCGGATCATGGAGATCGTGGAGCGCGACGGCCTGATCCCGCGTGCCCGGAAGCTCGGTCACGAGCTGCTCACCGCGCTGCTGGAGATCCAGGCCCGGTTCCCGGAAACGGTGCAGAACGCCCGGGGGCGTGGCTTCATGTGCGCGTTCGACCTGGCGGATCCGGTCGAACGCGACCGCGTGGTGGCCCGGCTCATGCACGACGAGGGCGTGCTCGTGCTGCCCTGCGGCGAACGGTCGGTACGGCTGCGCCCCGCGCTCTCGGTCACCTCCGAGGAGTTGCAGGAGGGCGCGGACGCCATCGGCCGTGCCCTGGAGGCCTCCCGGGATCTGCGGATCTCCGCCTGA
- a CDS encoding HdeD family acid-resistance protein, with product MEEVPRTGEIAREGLSRTWWVHLVRGGCAILFGLLAVFWPAITVLALVIVFGAYAILNGVFAIFGSGRSASRTWMIVYGVLSVLAGILAFVWPGMTALALLFVIASWAVVTGIVEIVAAIRLRKEMTGEWMFIVSGVLSVLFGILLFVWPASGALAVVWLIATMAIVYGVALVVLAFRVKALGSRRPGGSGTVPHIG from the coding sequence ATGGAAGAGGTGCCTCGCACGGGGGAGATCGCGAGGGAGGGGCTGTCCCGTACCTGGTGGGTGCATCTGGTCCGCGGGGGGTGCGCCATCCTGTTCGGTCTTCTGGCCGTCTTCTGGCCGGCCATCACGGTCCTTGCCCTGGTCATCGTCTTCGGCGCCTACGCCATTCTCAACGGTGTGTTCGCGATCTTCGGCTCGGGGCGCTCGGCTTCGCGGACATGGATGATCGTCTACGGTGTCCTCAGCGTCCTGGCCGGCATTCTGGCCTTCGTCTGGCCGGGCATGACCGCGCTCGCCCTGCTCTTCGTCATCGCGAGCTGGGCCGTCGTCACCGGCATCGTCGAGATCGTGGCGGCGATCAGGCTCCGCAAGGAGATGACGGGAGAGTGGATGTTCATCGTCAGCGGCGTGCTGTCGGTGCTGTTCGGCATCCTGCTGTTCGTCTGGCCCGCCTCGGGCGCGCTGGCCGTCGTCTGGCTCATCGCCACCATGGCCATCGTGTACGGCGTCGCCCTGGTGGTGCTGGCCTTCCGGGTCAAGGCGCTGGGCTCCCGCAGGCCCGGAGGGTCGGGCACCGTTCCGCACATCGGGTAA
- a CDS encoding M20 metallopeptidase family protein, whose amino-acid sequence MSLRESAADMRDELVRLRHALHRQPELGLDLPRTQEKVLTALSDLPLEVRLGERLSSVTAVLRGARPGPTVLLRGDMDALPVAERGGEVVSQVDGRMHACGHDLHTTMLAGAAHLLAAGRDRLAGNVIFMFQPGEEGPGGAKIMIDEGVLDAAGERPIAAYALHVISSVLPQGMFVTRGGPMMAAADRLVVTVRGAGGHGSTPHLAKDPIPAACEMVTALQAMVTRGFDVFDPVVVTVGSFHAGTVDNVIPDEARFEATIRSFSATSHALVQERAVALVRGIAAAHGLDVDADYTVNYPVTVNDGAEADFVGGVVREAYGEERFVTAPQPFTGSEDFSFVCDQVPSAFVALGACPADTDPAKAAYNHSAEARFDDAVLPDGAALYAELATRRLGLAAS is encoded by the coding sequence GTGTCCCTCCGCGAATCCGCTGCCGACATGCGGGACGAGCTGGTCCGTCTCCGCCACGCACTGCACCGTCAGCCCGAACTCGGTCTCGACCTGCCACGGACCCAGGAGAAGGTGCTGACCGCGCTGTCGGACCTCCCCCTTGAGGTACGGCTCGGCGAGCGGCTGAGCTCGGTCACCGCCGTGCTGCGGGGGGCACGGCCGGGCCCGACCGTGCTGCTCCGAGGCGACATGGACGCCCTGCCGGTCGCCGAGCGCGGCGGGGAGGTCGTCTCACAGGTGGACGGCCGGATGCACGCGTGCGGCCACGACCTGCACACCACCATGCTGGCCGGAGCCGCGCATCTGCTGGCGGCCGGACGTGACCGGCTCGCCGGGAACGTGATCTTCATGTTCCAGCCGGGCGAGGAGGGGCCGGGCGGCGCGAAGATCATGATCGACGAGGGCGTGCTGGACGCGGCGGGCGAGCGCCCAATCGCGGCCTACGCCCTGCACGTGATCAGCTCGGTGCTCCCCCAGGGAATGTTCGTCACCAGGGGCGGCCCGATGATGGCCGCCGCCGACCGGCTCGTGGTGACCGTGCGCGGCGCGGGCGGCCACGGCTCGACCCCGCACCTCGCCAAGGACCCGATCCCCGCCGCGTGCGAGATGGTCACCGCGCTGCAGGCCATGGTCACGCGGGGGTTCGACGTGTTCGACCCGGTGGTCGTCACCGTCGGCAGCTTCCACGCGGGCACCGTCGACAACGTGATCCCGGACGAGGCCCGGTTCGAGGCGACGATCCGGTCGTTCTCGGCGACCTCCCACGCTCTCGTCCAGGAGCGTGCGGTAGCCCTGGTCAGGGGCATCGCAGCGGCCCACGGGCTGGACGTGGACGCCGACTACACGGTGAACTACCCGGTCACCGTCAACGACGGCGCCGAGGCCGACTTCGTCGGCGGAGTCGTCCGCGAGGCGTACGGCGAGGAGCGGTTCGTCACGGCTCCCCAGCCGTTCACCGGTTCGGAGGACTTCTCGTTCGTCTGCGACCAGGTGCCGTCGGCCTTCGTGGCGCTCGGCGCGTGCCCGGCGGACACGGATCCCGCCAAGGCCGCCTACAACCACTCCGCCGAGGCGCGGTTCGACGACGCCGTGCTGCCGGACGGCGCCGCGCTCTATGCGGAGCTCGCGACGCGCCGCCTCGGGCTCGCGGCGAGCTGA
- the trhA gene encoding PAQR family membrane homeostasis protein TrhA — MTTTSPESFTLPESIKPRLRGWLHAGTLPVALVAGFVLVALGPTLQARLAAVIYAISSALLFGISATYHRGTLSPRAGEVLRRLDHANIYLIIAGTYTPFAMLALSGPARAVVLGVIWGGAVAGVLFRVLWIGAPRWLSTALYIGLGWTAVFVLPQLLEGAGVAAVALIFVGGLLYTAGGVVYGLRRPDPSPRWFGFHEVFHALTVAAYVVQYVAVSLVVYAAA, encoded by the coding sequence ATGACCACGACATCCCCGGAGAGTTTCACGCTCCCAGAGTCGATCAAGCCCCGCCTCCGTGGCTGGCTGCACGCCGGGACCCTGCCCGTCGCGCTCGTCGCCGGGTTCGTCCTGGTCGCCCTGGGACCCACCCTGCAGGCGCGGCTCGCCGCCGTGATCTACGCGATCAGCTCGGCCCTGCTCTTCGGCATCTCGGCCACCTACCATCGGGGCACGCTCTCCCCGCGTGCCGGGGAGGTGCTGCGACGCCTGGACCACGCCAACATCTACCTGATCATCGCGGGCACCTACACCCCCTTCGCGATGCTCGCCCTGTCCGGACCGGCCAGGGCGGTGGTCCTCGGCGTGATCTGGGGTGGCGCGGTCGCCGGGGTGCTGTTCCGGGTGCTGTGGATCGGCGCCCCCCGCTGGCTGTCCACCGCGCTCTACATCGGCCTCGGCTGGACGGCCGTCTTCGTGCTGCCCCAGCTGCTGGAGGGCGCCGGGGTGGCGGCGGTGGCCCTGATCTTCGTGGGCGGGCTGCTCTACACGGCCGGCGGGGTCGTGTACGGCCTGCGCCGCCCCGACCCCTCGCCCCGCTGGTTCGGCTTCCACGAGGTCTTCCACGCCCTCACCGTAGCCGCCTACGTGGTCCAGTACGTCGCGGTGTCCCTGGTGGTCTACGCGGCGGCGTAG
- a CDS encoding spermidine synthase: MPGRYPVTFGEVDLLGDLDRPSGWVISKDGVPQSYVDLDDPTYLDFEYVQLMALVIDLLDEGPLDAVHIGGCGCTLPRYVAATRPGSRQIVAEPDGGLVQLVRDQLRLKSVARLKVKILDGRTATAALQDASADLVVLDAFSGATMPLDLATTEYMGEVARVLRPAGTLLVNVADGKGLAFARRVLATVGATFPHMALLADPGVMRGRRFGNLIVAASRTGLPLPGLTRRAAGGLAQARCVYGEDLTRFVAGALPLNDGTPVLVPVPPPGVFG, translated from the coding sequence ATGCCAGGCCGCTATCCGGTGACCTTCGGGGAGGTCGACCTATTGGGCGACCTCGACCGGCCCTCCGGCTGGGTGATCTCCAAGGACGGGGTGCCCCAGTCCTACGTCGACCTGGACGACCCCACCTATCTCGACTTCGAGTACGTCCAGCTGATGGCCCTCGTGATCGACCTTCTCGACGAGGGCCCGCTGGACGCCGTGCACATCGGGGGCTGCGGCTGCACCCTCCCCCGCTACGTGGCGGCGACCCGCCCCGGGTCGCGGCAGATCGTCGCCGAGCCGGACGGGGGGCTCGTCCAGCTCGTCAGGGACCAGCTCCGGCTGAAGTCGGTCGCCCGGCTCAAGGTCAAGATCCTCGACGGCCGTACGGCCACCGCCGCGCTTCAGGACGCCTCGGCCGACCTGGTGGTGCTGGACGCCTTCAGTGGCGCCACGATGCCGCTGGACCTGGCCACCACCGAGTACATGGGCGAGGTCGCCCGCGTCCTGCGCCCGGCCGGGACACTGCTGGTCAACGTCGCCGACGGCAAGGGGCTGGCCTTCGCCCGCCGGGTGCTCGCCACGGTCGGCGCCACCTTCCCCCACATGGCACTGCTCGCCGACCCCGGCGTCATGCGGGGCCGCCGCTTCGGCAACCTGATCGTCGCCGCCTCCCGCACCGGCCTTCCCCTCCCGGGCCTGACCCGCCGGGCCGCCGGTGGCCTCGCCCAGGCCCGGTGCGTGTACGGCGAGGACCTGACCAGGTTCGTCGCCGGTGCCCTCCCGCTCAACGACGGCACCCCCGTCCTCGTCCCCGTGCCGCCTCCGGGGGTGTTCGGCTGA
- a CDS encoding WXG100-like domain-containing protein encodes MRLNRSALFPLGAAGMMAIVLNDIYRRWPEGDPDGARQAAAVWRSIGTLVATSQEDMESQAMRVWRDNPGEGSDAFRAFWSGGLFSPLPSGAQGPTARFSFPDYAEAVTAHCERTAEGCEEYAEGVEATQHALTVIAATEIAQLTFAGAWPLVGGAGTAAIKWAADKLRRQYQIEYLMMLFQRYVAKIVREKLANYAAGSAFFALADTTISIGTKAAFGDGPGSFQDNAAMTMKDFAACLVFFGVWDLTRVGPLGKALDNDAGNFASFYIGSNSYTVAYNAMDGKSGTDLLPTLKQLMAKAAVGTMQGAKTPG; translated from the coding sequence GTGAGGCTCAACCGCTCGGCGCTGTTCCCGCTGGGAGCGGCGGGCATGATGGCGATCGTCCTCAACGACATCTACCGGCGGTGGCCGGAGGGCGATCCGGACGGGGCACGCCAGGCCGCCGCCGTCTGGAGGTCGATCGGCACACTGGTGGCGACATCCCAGGAAGACATGGAATCGCAGGCCATGCGCGTGTGGCGGGACAACCCCGGCGAGGGCAGCGATGCGTTCCGCGCCTTCTGGTCGGGCGGCCTCTTCAGTCCCCTGCCCTCCGGGGCCCAGGGTCCGACGGCCCGTTTCTCCTTCCCCGACTACGCCGAGGCGGTCACCGCCCACTGCGAGCGCACCGCCGAGGGATGCGAGGAGTACGCCGAGGGGGTGGAGGCCACCCAGCACGCGCTCACGGTCATCGCGGCGACCGAGATCGCACAGCTGACGTTCGCCGGAGCCTGGCCGCTGGTGGGCGGCGCCGGCACCGCCGCCATCAAATGGGCGGCGGACAAACTGCGCAGGCAGTACCAGATCGAGTATCTGATGATGCTCTTCCAGAGATACGTCGCGAAGATCGTGCGGGAGAAGCTGGCGAACTACGCCGCCGGAAGCGCCTTCTTCGCTCTCGCCGACACCACCATCTCGATCGGCACCAAGGCGGCGTTCGGCGACGGCCCCGGATCGTTCCAGGACAACGCCGCGATGACCATGAAGGACTTCGCCGCCTGCCTGGTCTTCTTCGGCGTCTGGGACCTCACCAGGGTCGGCCCGCTGGGGAAGGCGCTCGACAACGACGCGGGCAACTTCGCCTCCTTCTACATAGGCTCGAACTCCTACACCGTGGCGTACAACGCGATGGACGGGAAGAGCGGAACGGACCTGTTGCCCACGTTGAAACAACTGATGGCCAAGGCCGCGGTCGGCACCATGCAGGGGGCCAAGACACCGGGGTGA